GCTGGAACCTGCTCGTGGGCGGCGAGAATGGCGTCGGCATCGGGACCACTACCCAGGCCGAGCGGCGCGTTCGGGCCGCTCACCCGTACGACATGCTCGACGCCGGACAGCGCCTCGCTCACAGCCTGCACGGTCGCCATGCCGTCCGGGTCGAAGGCGGACGCACCCGCAGGCAGGCGCAGGTAGACATCGATTGGCGCGAGATCACCGGCCGGGAAGCTCGCCCGCAGCAGGTTGAACCCTTCGACCGACTCCACATTCGACGGCAGGCTCTCCAGCCGATCGTAGCTCGGCTCGTACTGCAGGAGACCGATCGACAACAGCAGCATCGCGACGATCGTTCCACCGAGAATCGCTCCCGGACGGCGAAGAACCGTCTGCCCGATCCGCGACCAGATGCGGCTGACGTGCTCGGTCTCCGCGTCCGACGTGTATTCGGGCCGGAACGGCCAGAAGCCGTTGCGCCCGATGATCGTCAGCAGCGCAGGGGTGAGGGTGATCGACGCCAGCATCATCGTCGCGATGGCGATGGCGACGACCGGACCGAGCGAGCGGAACGAGCCAAAGGTCGCCAGCAGCAACAACAGCGCGGCGAGCATCAGCGTTGCACCAGCCGAGAGGATCGCCTCGCTGACACCCCGCATGGCCGCTCGCATCGCCAGATGCTTGTCGGCGTTGCGTCGCAGCTCCTCGCGATAGCGCGACGCGATGAACAGGTAGTAATCGGTACCGGCCCCGAAGAGGATGACCGTCATGATGCCGCTGGTCTGACCATCGACCGGCACATCCACCGCCCGCAGGATCAGCGCAGCGATGGCCCCGGCCAGCTGGAAGACGATACCGACGATCAACAGCGGTACGACCGCCACCACTGGCGAACGGTAGATCAGGATCAGCAGGACCAGCACGAGCGAAGCAGTCACCAGAATCAGGAACAGGTCGACGTTGGAGAAGACGGCCACGAGATCGGCGATCAGTCCAGCCGGACCACTCACCTTCACCTGCACCTCACCATCGGCCACCGCGGCGACATCACGTAAGGCATCGATCCGCTCACCGAACGCGTCGTCCGTTGGCGAGCCGGTGATCGGCACGACCATCATCATCGTCGTGTTGTCCCGAGATACGAGCTGATCGCGGGTCTGCGGCAGGTTGAAGATCGACACAACGCCGGCAACATTCGACTCCGGCTCGGACGCCATCGCAGTTATCGCCTCATAGACAGACTCGATGTTCTGCATCGCTGCGTCGGTCAGGCCATCGGGAGCGTGGAAGACGATGATCGCCGGTGTCGTCGACTGCGGGTAAGCATCCCGCACCATCTCGGCCGCGCGTGTGGACTCTGCGTCCGCCGGCAGGAACCGCAACCGATCGTTGGTCGAGATGTCTGACAGCATTGGCGACATCGAGATGATCGCACCAGCTACGACGATCCAGATCAGCAGGACAACCCACTTCCCGCGCCGCGAGCTGGCATAGTCGGTTACCGCACCGAGCATCAACCCACCTTCCAGTGATGTTTCGTTATGTCGCCTTCATTCAGTGAGAAGTAAAGCCTCTGTGAGACTTCATCAAAGTTTCCCGACGCCGCGTCGCAATGTCAAGAACGGGAATGCCGCTGCTATACTCCGCCCATGCCACGGATCAGCGAACGAACAATCGCCGAACATCGTCGTCGAACCAACTCTGCGCTGCTCGATGCGTGGGGCGTGCTCATGAGCGAGCGCGGCTACGCTGACATCACTCTGACACTCGTTGCGGAACGCGCCGGCGTCGCACGGAACACGGTCTATGGCTACTATCCTGACAAGGAAGCTCTGCTCCTCGCCTACCTTGATCGTGAGGTCGCCGGAGTGATGGATCGCGCGACCTCAGCAATACAGACAGTGCGGTCGGCAGCCGACCGCCTGCGCGTCCTGATCGAACTCCAAACCGAATATTTCGCCTCAACGGCGGCAGCCGGGCAGGATCTTGCTGGTGTGCTGAACCCGCAAAGCTTCGGACAGATCAGCGCAGCATTCACACCACTGCTGCGCCTGTTTACCCAGATTATTCAGGACGGTCGCGACGACGGCGAATTCCGCGAGGTCGACGTTCATAGCACGGCCAGGCTGGTCTTCGGATTGCTCGGAACGTATCGAGTCGCGCTCGCCGAAGGCACGGTGACTGCGACACAGGTCAGCGACACTATGCTGGATCTGCTTCTCCACGGCATCGCACGCCAGCCAGCAGCACCATCGACCAACAACTAACCTCTCACGACAGGAGCCACGATGACCAGCGACAACGCCCAGACTCTACCTGCCTGGCAGGAAGACGATTCCGAAGTATTCATCGACCTCGGACGGATCATGATTCCGCGCCGGGATGAAATCGAGCAGACGATCATGTCGCTGATCCCAGCCGATCCAGACGACGCATTCACATTCGTCGATGTTGCAGCGGGCGCGGGCTGGCTGAGCAAGGCGATCCTCGACCGCTTTCCCCGATCGCACGCACTCCTGCTCGACGGCAGCGCGGCCATGCTCGCCGAAGCGCAGACCGTACTGGCTGAACACACCGGTCGCTTCGACCTCAAGCTCTTCCAATTGCTGGATCTCAGCTGGATTGATGACTTGCCGTCGCGCTTGCGAGCGGTCGTCTCCAGCCTGGCAATCCATCACCTCGATGACGGCGGCAAGCGCGATATGTTTGAGCGCCTCGCTCCAGCGCTAGAATCCGGTGGCGCACTCCTGATCGCCGATCTCGTGCAGCCCGCCGGAGAATACGGCCTGCGCCACGCAGCTCGCACCTGGGATGCCGAAGTACGCCGCCAGTCGCAAGAGATCAGCGGCTCGCTGGACGCGTGGAACCTGTTCGACGGCGACGACTGGAACATCTTCGATCACCCAGACCCGATGGACACGCCCTCAACGCTCGCAGATCAGCTCGACTGGCTGCGCGAAGCAGGCTACGTCGGGGTAGACGTCTTCTGGGCGCTGGCCGGTCACGCGGTGTATGGCGCTTACCTCCCGGCATAGGCATGTACCGCCATGCTATCGACCTTTTTGATAAGTGCCGACCTATCTATCAATCTTTTTGTTCCCAAGATCCATTCAAGCGCAGTGCTTGAAGAGCCGGCTGATGACTCCTGAAAGAAGCGGTTCTCAGGTTGTTACCAACCTCGAAGCGTTGCACTGGCATTCTCTCCGCGCTAACACTGACACTCGCAACTCAACGTGACAGACCAGCGATCATCAACCGGTACGCGCATGTGCGCGAGGATCTCCGTCGCCAACCTGACGATCCTGCCGTTGTTGACGACGAACGGGCCGGGGAATACAGTGGCAACGGCTGGCTATAACGACCGCCAGCACGACAGGATGGACAGCACGATGATCTCTATTGACCAGCTCGCAGCAAAGACTGAGGCATTTCGCGCTATGCATAACGGCCCAGAAATGCTGGTTATGCCTAACGCATGGGATGCTGCGAGCGCACAGCACATTGAAGCGGCCGGCTTCCCGGCAATCGCGACAACCAGTGGCGGAGTAGCGGCGTCTCTCGGCTACGCAGATCACGAGGCGGCCCCGG
Above is a window of Thermomicrobiales bacterium DNA encoding:
- a CDS encoding MMPL family transporter encodes the protein MLGAVTDYASSRRGKWVVLLIWIVVAGAIISMSPMLSDISTNDRLRFLPADAESTRAAEMVRDAYPQSTTPAIIVFHAPDGLTDAAMQNIESVYEAITAMASEPESNVAGVVSIFNLPQTRDQLVSRDNTTMMMVVPITGSPTDDAFGERIDALRDVAAVADGEVQVKVSGPAGLIADLVAVFSNVDLFLILVTASLVLVLLILIYRSPVVAVVPLLIVGIVFQLAGAIAALILRAVDVPVDGQTSGIMTVILFGAGTDYYLFIASRYREELRRNADKHLAMRAAMRGVSEAILSAGATLMLAALLLLLATFGSFRSLGPVVAIAIATMMLASITLTPALLTIIGRNGFWPFRPEYTSDAETEHVSRIWSRIGQTVLRRPGAILGGTIVAMLLLSIGLLQYEPSYDRLESLPSNVESVEGFNLLRASFPAGDLAPIDVYLRLPAGASAFDPDGMATVQAVSEALSGVEHVVRVSGPNAPLGLGSGPDADAILAAHEQVPAEVRAQIEQSRGSGQTGPPAGVDTSSPEAQAIGLYTSALQFLSTDLSIARIEVVLDENPYGSNAMDLIPTIREAAKGAADGAGPAGTSVLVGGETAQNADTRSATTHDEWLVLPVILLAIMLVLGLLLRSLIAPLYLGATILLTYFATLGLSLLIFRYVFGHDSIGSTVPFYLFVFVNALGVDYSIYLMSRIREESERMPLGQATEHALERTGGVITSAGIILAGTFAALMTLPLRDLFQLGFAVAVGVLLDTFVTRSLLVPSIVELLGKWNWWPDRKRMRATEQAEQRQPSAMVSGVD
- a CDS encoding class I SAM-dependent methyltransferase encodes the protein MTSDNAQTLPAWQEDDSEVFIDLGRIMIPRRDEIEQTIMSLIPADPDDAFTFVDVAAGAGWLSKAILDRFPRSHALLLDGSAAMLAEAQTVLAEHTGRFDLKLFQLLDLSWIDDLPSRLRAVVSSLAIHHLDDGGKRDMFERLAPALESGGALLIADLVQPAGEYGLRHAARTWDAEVRRQSQEISGSLDAWNLFDGDDWNIFDHPDPMDTPSTLADQLDWLREAGYVGVDVFWALAGHAVYGAYLPA
- a CDS encoding TetR/AcrR family transcriptional regulator, coding for MSERGYADITLTLVAERAGVARNTVYGYYPDKEALLLAYLDREVAGVMDRATSAIQTVRSAADRLRVLIELQTEYFASTAAAGQDLAGVLNPQSFGQISAAFTPLLRLFTQIIQDGRDDGEFREVDVHSTARLVFGLLGTYRVALAEGTVTATQVSDTMLDLLLHGIARQPAAPSTNN